From a single Pseudomonas serboccidentalis genomic region:
- a CDS encoding glutathione S-transferase family protein, whose translation MQAIKLYNFPRSGHAHRVELMLSLLQLPTELILVDLAKGEHKQAPYLAINSFGQVPAIDDGGVVLADSNAILVYLALKYGNGRWLPTDPLGAARVQRWLSVAAGPIAFGPAAARLITVFGAQLNAEELITRAHNLLKVMELELGKTPYLAGSEPTIADVSAYSYIAHAPEGNVSLDDYANVRAWLARVEALPGFVGMPRTVAGLQKTA comes from the coding sequence ATGCAAGCGATCAAACTCTACAACTTCCCGCGTTCCGGCCACGCCCATCGGGTGGAGCTGATGTTGTCCCTGCTGCAACTGCCGACCGAACTGATCCTGGTCGATCTGGCCAAGGGTGAACACAAGCAGGCGCCGTATCTGGCGATCAACAGCTTCGGCCAGGTGCCGGCAATCGATGATGGCGGTGTGGTGCTGGCCGATTCCAACGCGATCTTGGTGTATCTGGCGCTCAAGTACGGCAATGGCCGTTGGCTGCCGACCGATCCGCTGGGTGCTGCGCGGGTGCAACGCTGGTTGTCGGTGGCGGCGGGGCCGATTGCCTTCGGGCCGGCAGCCGCACGCTTGATCACGGTGTTTGGTGCACAACTGAATGCTGAAGAACTCATCACCCGTGCGCACAACCTGCTCAAGGTGATGGAGCTGGAACTGGGCAAGACCCCGTATCTGGCCGGCAGCGAGCCGACCATCGCCGACGTTTCCGCCTACAGCTACATCGCCCATGCGCCGGAAGGCAACGTGTCGCTGGACGACTACGCCAACGTTCGTGCCTGGCTGGCGCGGGTCGAAGCCTTGCCCGGTTTTGTCGGCATGCCGCGTACCGTCGCCGGTCTGCAAAAAACGGCCTGA
- a CDS encoding LysR family transcriptional regulator → MDRFQEMQIFATVAQEQGFSAAARRLGLSAASVTRAVAALEQRIGTQLLIRTTRSVHLSEAGQRYLEDCRRILAEVQEAEDSAAGSHAQPRGQLTVTAPVLFGELFVTPLMAGYLAQYPDVSINALLVDRVVSMVEEGIDVAVRIGDLPDSNQHAIRVGEVRRVICGSPDYLAEHGRPEHPQALAGASVVAPSSIGQLRSWPFLDQGEVISVRPEPRLVVTANQAAIAAACLGVGLTRVLSYQVAGKVASGELEIVLADFELPPLPIHVVYQGGRKAPARVRSFVDHAVKVLREHPALQNAALFHPVK, encoded by the coding sequence ATGGACCGCTTCCAGGAAATGCAGATTTTCGCCACGGTGGCTCAGGAGCAGGGCTTCTCGGCGGCGGCGCGTCGTCTTGGCTTGTCGGCGGCCAGTGTCACTCGGGCAGTGGCGGCGCTGGAGCAGCGGATCGGTACGCAATTGTTGATCCGTACCACGCGCAGTGTGCATCTGAGCGAGGCCGGCCAGCGTTATCTGGAAGACTGTCGGAGAATTCTCGCCGAGGTGCAGGAAGCCGAGGATTCGGCTGCCGGCAGTCACGCCCAGCCCCGTGGGCAATTGACGGTGACCGCGCCGGTATTGTTCGGCGAGCTGTTTGTCACGCCGTTGATGGCCGGCTATCTGGCGCAGTACCCGGACGTTTCGATCAATGCGCTGTTGGTCGATCGGGTGGTGAGCATGGTCGAGGAGGGCATCGATGTCGCGGTGCGCATCGGTGATTTGCCGGACAGCAATCAGCACGCCATCCGTGTCGGCGAGGTGCGGCGGGTGATCTGTGGTTCACCGGATTACCTGGCTGAGCACGGGCGTCCCGAGCATCCGCAGGCGCTGGCCGGTGCGTCGGTGGTGGCGCCCTCGTCCATTGGTCAGTTGCGCAGTTGGCCGTTTCTGGATCAGGGCGAAGTGATCAGTGTGCGGCCCGAGCCTCGGCTGGTGGTCACCGCCAATCAGGCGGCGATTGCCGCTGCCTGCCTGGGGGTGGGGCTGACCCGGGTGTTGTCCTATCAAGTCGCCGGCAAGGTGGCCTCAGGTGAACTGGAAATTGTCCTCGCCGACTTCGAACTGCCGCCGCTGCCGATTCATGTGGTGTATCAGGGCGGGCGCAAGGCGCCGGCGCGGGTTCGCAGTTTTGTCGACCATGCGGTGAAGGTGTTGCGTGAGCATCCGGCGCTGCAGAACGCTGCGTTATTTCATCCGGTGAAATAA
- the glmS gene encoding glutamine--fructose-6-phosphate transaminase (isomerizing), whose product MCGIVGAVAERNITAILLEGLKRLEYRGYDSAGVAVFTNDEKLERMRRPGKVSELEAALAEHPLVGRLGIAHTRWATHGAPCERNAHPHFSGDIAVVHNGIIENHEALREQLKALGYVFTSDTDTEVIAHLLSHKLKDQPDLTVALKATVKELHGAYGLAVINALQPDRLVAARSGSPLVIGLGLGENFLASDQLALRQVTDRFMYLEEGDIAEIRRDSVQIWDVNGQTVERQTVQYSDGAEAADKGEFRHYMLKEIHEQPSVVQRTLEGRLSNNQVLVQAFGPQAAELFAKVRNVQIVACGTSYHAGMVARYWLEELAGIPCQVEVASEFRYRKVVVQPDTLFVTISQSGETADTLAALRNAKELGFLASLAICNVGISSLVRESDLTLLTQAGREIGVASTKAFTTQLVGLLLLTLSLGQVRGTLGKDVEATLVDELRRLPTRLGEALAMDSTVEKIAELFAEKKHTLFLGRGAQFPVAMEGALKLKEISYIHAEAYPAGELKHGPLALVDNDMPVVTVAPNNELLEKLKSNLQEVRARGGELIVFADEKAGMTNGEGTHVVQMPHIHDILSPILYTIPLQLLSYYVAVLKGTDVDQPRNLAKSVTVE is encoded by the coding sequence ATGTGTGGAATTGTCGGCGCAGTGGCTGAACGTAATATCACCGCCATCCTGCTTGAAGGCCTCAAGCGCCTTGAATACCGCGGCTATGACAGTGCCGGTGTGGCGGTTTTCACCAACGATGAAAAGCTTGAGCGCATGCGCCGCCCGGGCAAGGTCAGCGAACTGGAAGCTGCATTGGCTGAACATCCGCTAGTGGGGCGTCTTGGTATCGCTCACACCCGTTGGGCCACCCACGGTGCGCCTTGCGAGCGTAACGCGCACCCGCATTTCTCCGGGGACATCGCCGTGGTGCACAACGGCATCATCGAGAACCACGAAGCCCTGCGTGAGCAACTGAAAGCGCTGGGTTATGTGTTCACCTCGGACACCGACACCGAAGTCATCGCCCACCTGCTGAGCCACAAACTCAAGGACCAGCCCGACCTGACCGTTGCCCTCAAGGCCACCGTCAAGGAACTGCACGGTGCCTACGGTCTGGCGGTGATCAATGCACTACAGCCGGATCGTCTGGTTGCCGCGCGCAGTGGCAGCCCGTTGGTGATCGGCCTGGGTCTGGGCGAGAACTTCCTCGCGTCGGACCAGTTGGCCCTGCGTCAGGTCACTGACCGTTTCATGTACCTCGAAGAGGGCGATATCGCCGAAATTCGCCGCGACAGCGTGCAGATCTGGGATGTGAACGGTCAGACCGTCGAGCGCCAGACCGTACAGTACAGCGACGGTGCCGAGGCCGCCGACAAAGGTGAATTCCGTCACTACATGCTCAAGGAAATCCATGAGCAACCGTCTGTGGTTCAGCGCACCCTCGAAGGTCGCCTGAGCAACAATCAGGTGCTGGTGCAAGCGTTTGGCCCGCAAGCCGCCGAACTGTTCGCCAAAGTGCGTAACGTACAGATCGTCGCCTGCGGTACCAGCTACCACGCCGGTATGGTCGCGCGTTACTGGCTCGAAGAGCTGGCCGGTATTCCGTGCCAGGTCGAAGTCGCCAGTGAATTCCGTTATCGCAAGGTGGTGGTGCAGCCGGACACCCTGTTCGTCACCATTTCTCAGTCCGGCGAAACCGCTGACACCCTGGCCGCGCTGCGCAATGCCAAGGAGCTGGGGTTCCTCGCAAGCCTGGCGATCTGCAACGTCGGCATCAGCTCGCTGGTGCGCGAATCCGATCTGACCCTGCTGACTCAGGCCGGTCGCGAAATCGGTGTGGCATCGACCAAAGCCTTCACCACGCAACTGGTCGGTCTGTTGCTGTTGACCCTGTCTCTGGGCCAGGTGCGCGGCACGTTGGGCAAAGACGTCGAAGCCACGCTGGTAGATGAACTGCGTCGCCTGCCCACCCGTCTGGGCGAAGCGCTGGCGATGGACAGCACGGTGGAAAAAATCGCCGAGCTGTTCGCCGAGAAAAAACACACCCTGTTCCTCGGCCGTGGCGCGCAGTTCCCGGTAGCGATGGAGGGCGCCTTGAAACTCAAGGAAATCTCCTACATCCACGCCGAAGCCTATCCGGCTGGCGAGCTGAAACACGGTCCGTTGGCACTTGTGGATAACGACATGCCGGTGGTCACCGTCGCGCCGAACAACGAACTGCTGGAGAAGCTCAAGTCCAATCTGCAGGAAGTCCGCGCCCGTGGCGGTGAACTGATCGTGTTCGCCGACGAGAAGGCCGGTATGACCAATGGCGAAGGCACCCATGTTGTGCAGATGCCACACATCCACGACATCCTTTCGCCAATCCTCTACACCATCCCGCTGCAGCTGCTCTCGTACTACGTCGCCGTGCTCAAGGGCACCGACGTCGACCAGCCGCGCAACCTGGCGAAGTCGGTGACGGTGGAATAA
- a CDS encoding DeoR/GlpR family DNA-binding transcription regulator yields MSKRNTPQRRHNILALLNEQGEVSVDELAKRFETSEVTIRKDLAALESHGLLLRRYGGAITMPQELVAETAQSISKYKQAIARAAVKRIREHARIIIDSGSTTAAMIPELGQQPGLVVMTNSLHVANALSELEHEPVLLMTGGTWDPHSESFQGQVAEQVLRSYDFDQLFIGADGIDLVRGTTTFNELLGLSRVMADVAREVIVMVEADKIGRKIPNLELPWSSVHTLITDDRLPQEARDQIQARGITVICAAVSQEK; encoded by the coding sequence ATGTCGAAACGCAACACGCCCCAGCGCCGGCACAACATCCTCGCCTTGCTCAATGAGCAGGGCGAAGTCAGTGTGGATGAACTGGCCAAGCGCTTCGAAACCTCGGAAGTTACGATCCGTAAGGATCTGGCTGCACTGGAAAGCCATGGGCTGCTGCTGCGCCGTTACGGCGGGGCGATCACCATGCCGCAGGAACTGGTCGCGGAAACCGCTCAGAGCATTTCCAAATACAAGCAGGCAATTGCTCGCGCGGCGGTGAAACGCATCCGCGAGCACGCCCGCATCATCATCGACAGCGGCAGCACCACCGCCGCCATGATCCCCGAGCTTGGCCAGCAGCCGGGTCTGGTCGTCATGACCAACTCCCTGCACGTTGCCAATGCCCTGAGCGAACTCGAACACGAGCCGGTGCTGCTGATGACCGGCGGCACCTGGGACCCGCATTCGGAGTCCTTCCAGGGCCAGGTCGCCGAGCAAGTACTACGCTCTTACGACTTCGACCAGTTGTTCATCGGCGCCGATGGCATCGATCTGGTGCGCGGTACTACCACGTTCAACGAATTGCTCGGCCTGAGCCGGGTGATGGCCGACGTGGCGCGGGAAGTGATCGTGATGGTCGAGGCCGACAAGATCGGTCGCAAGATCCCCAACCTGGAGCTGCCGTGGAGCAGCGTCCATACCCTCATTACCGATGATCGCTTGCCACAAGAGGCCCGCGATCAGATTCAGGCCCGCGGCATCACTGTGATTTGCGCGGCTGTCAGTCAGGAGAAATAA
- the glmU gene encoding bifunctional UDP-N-acetylglucosamine diphosphorylase/glucosamine-1-phosphate N-acetyltransferase GlmU, whose protein sequence is MSLEIVILAAGQGTRMRSALPKVLHPVAGNSMLGHVIHSARQLDPQRIHVVIGHGADVVRERLAADDLNFVLQDKQLGTGHATAQAVPFITADTVLILYGDVPLIEVETLQRLLKHVVPGQMGLLTVELEDPTGYGRIVRDADGKVAAIVEHKDASEAQRAITEGNTGILAVPANRLADWMSRLSNNNAQGEYYLTDVIEMAVNDGLVVATEQPHDPMEVQGANDRKQLSELERHYQLRAGRRLMSQGVTLRDPARFDVRGEVTVGRDVLIDVNVILEGNVVIEDDVVIGPNCVIKDSTLRKGVVIKANSHIEGAVLGEGSDAGPFARLRPGTVLEARAHVGNFVELKNARMGEGAKAGHLTYLGDAEIGARTNIGAGTITCNYDGANKWKTVLGEDVFIGSNNSLVAPVDISSGATTAAGSTITQNVDNAQLAVGRARQRNIDGWKRPEKIKKS, encoded by the coding sequence ATGTCTCTCGAAATCGTTATTCTCGCGGCCGGTCAGGGCACTCGTATGCGTTCGGCGTTGCCGAAAGTGCTGCATCCGGTTGCCGGCAATTCCATGCTTGGTCATGTTATCCACAGCGCGCGGCAACTTGATCCACAGCGCATCCATGTGGTTATTGGCCATGGTGCCGATGTGGTGCGCGAGCGTCTGGCAGCTGACGATCTGAATTTTGTTCTGCAGGACAAGCAACTGGGCACCGGTCACGCGACCGCCCAGGCTGTACCGTTCATCACCGCCGACACGGTGCTGATCCTCTACGGTGACGTGCCGCTGATTGAAGTCGAAACCTTGCAGCGCCTGCTCAAGCACGTCGTGCCGGGGCAGATGGGCCTGTTGACCGTTGAGCTGGAAGACCCGACCGGGTACGGCCGCATCGTGCGTGACGCCGATGGCAAGGTCGCTGCTATCGTCGAGCACAAAGATGCCAGTGAAGCCCAACGTGCAATCACCGAAGGCAACACCGGTATTCTCGCCGTCCCGGCCAATCGTCTGGCCGACTGGATGAGCCGTCTGTCGAACAACAATGCCCAGGGCGAGTACTACCTGACCGACGTGATCGAAATGGCGGTCAACGACGGCCTGGTGGTAGCCACCGAACAACCGCATGACCCGATGGAAGTGCAGGGCGCCAATGATCGCAAGCAACTGTCGGAACTGGAGCGTCATTACCAGCTGCGCGCCGGCCGCCGCTTGATGTCGCAAGGCGTGACCCTGCGTGATCCGGCGCGTTTCGACGTGCGTGGCGAAGTCACCGTCGGTCGCGACGTGCTGATCGACGTCAACGTGATCCTCGAAGGCAACGTCGTGATTGAAGACGACGTGGTGATCGGCCCGAACTGCGTGATCAAGGACAGCACCCTGCGCAAAGGCGTGGTAATCAAGGCTAACAGCCACATCGAAGGCGCGGTGTTGGGTGAAGGCAGTGATGCCGGTCCGTTCGCGCGTCTGCGTCCGGGCACTGTGCTTGAAGCCCGTGCGCATGTGGGTAACTTTGTCGAACTGAAAAACGCCCGCATGGGCGAGGGCGCCAAGGCCGGGCACCTGACTTATTTGGGCGATGCCGAAATCGGTGCGCGCACCAACATCGGTGCCGGGACCATCACCTGCAACTACGATGGCGCCAACAAGTGGAAAACCGTGTTGGGAGAAGATGTGTTCATCGGTTCCAACAACTCGTTGGTCGCGCCTGTGGATATCTCGTCCGGTGCAACCACGGCAGCTGGCTCGACCATCACGCAGAATGTGGATAACGCACAGTTAGCCGTTGGTCGGGCGCGACAGAGAAACATCGATGGCTGGAAGCGGCCGGAGAAGATCAAGAAGAGCTGA
- a CDS encoding F0F1 ATP synthase subunit epsilon: MAMTVHCDIVSAEGEIFSGLVEMVIAHGALGDLGIALGHAPLITNLKPGPIRLIKQGGEAEVFYISGGFLEVQPNMVKVLADTVQRAADLDEAQAQAALKAAEAALHEKSADFDYGAASARLAEAAAQLRTVQQIRKKFGG, translated from the coding sequence ATGGCTATGACAGTCCATTGCGATATCGTCAGCGCGGAAGGGGAAATCTTTTCCGGCCTGGTCGAGATGGTGATTGCGCACGGTGCACTGGGTGATCTTGGTATCGCTCTGGGTCACGCGCCGCTGATCACTAATCTGAAGCCAGGTCCGATCCGCCTGATCAAGCAAGGCGGGGAAGCCGAGGTGTTCTACATCTCCGGTGGTTTCCTCGAGGTTCAGCCGAACATGGTCAAGGTTCTTGCCGACACTGTGCAACGCGCCGCCGACCTGGATGAAGCTCAGGCTCAAGCAGCTCTCAAGGCTGCCGAGGCTGCTCTGCATGAAAAGAGCGCAGATTTCGATTACGGAGCTGCGTCCGCACGTCTGGCCGAGGCTGCAGCTCAGCTGCGCACCGTCCAGCAGATCCGCAAGAAGTTTGGCGGTTAA
- the atpD gene encoding F0F1 ATP synthase subunit beta — MSSGRIVQIIGAVIDVEFPRDSVPSIYNALTVQSAAATTLEVQQQLGDGVVRTIAMGSTEGLKRGLEVTDSGAAISVPVGKATLGRIMDVLGNPIDEAGPIDTEERWGIHRPAPSFAEQAGGNDLLETGIKVIDLVCPFAKGGKVGLFGGAGVGKTVNMMELIRNIAIEHSGYSVFAGVGERTREGNDFYHEMKDSNVLDKVALVYGQMNEPPGNRLRVALTGLTMAEKFRDEGNDVLLFVDNIYRYTLAGTEVSALLGRMPSAVGYQPTLAEEMGVLQERITSTKEGSITSIQAVYVPADDLTDPSPATTFAHLDATVVLSRDIASLGIYPAVDPLDSTSRQLDPNVIGQDHYDTARGVQYVLQRYKELKDIIAILGMDELSEADKQLVNRARKIQRFLSQPFFVAEVFTGASGKYVSLKDTIAGFKGILNGDYDHLPEQAFYMVGGIEEAIEKAKKL; from the coding sequence ATGAGTAGCGGACGTATCGTTCAAATCATCGGCGCCGTTATCGACGTGGAATTTCCACGCGACAGCGTACCGAGCATCTACAACGCGCTGACAGTTCAAAGCGCGGCCGCAACCACCCTGGAAGTTCAGCAACAGCTGGGCGACGGCGTGGTTCGCACCATTGCGATGGGTTCCACCGAGGGCTTGAAGCGCGGTCTGGAAGTTACCGATTCTGGCGCAGCCATCTCCGTACCGGTCGGTAAAGCGACCCTGGGCCGGATCATGGACGTTCTGGGTAACCCGATCGACGAAGCCGGTCCAATCGACACCGAAGAGCGTTGGGGCATTCACCGTCCAGCACCTTCGTTCGCTGAACAGGCAGGCGGCAACGACCTGCTGGAAACCGGCATCAAGGTTATCGACCTGGTTTGCCCGTTTGCCAAAGGCGGTAAAGTCGGTCTGTTCGGTGGTGCCGGTGTAGGCAAAACCGTAAACATGATGGAACTGATCCGTAACATCGCCATCGAGCACAGCGGTTATTCCGTGTTCGCCGGTGTGGGTGAGCGTACTCGTGAGGGTAACGACTTCTACCACGAGATGAAGGACTCCAACGTTCTGGACAAAGTGGCACTGGTTTACGGTCAGATGAACGAGCCGCCGGGAAACCGTCTGCGCGTAGCCCTGACCGGTCTGACCATGGCCGAGAAGTTCCGTGACGAAGGTAACGACGTTCTGCTGTTCGTCGACAACATCTATCGTTACACCCTGGCCGGTACTGAAGTATCCGCACTGCTGGGCCGTATGCCTTCGGCAGTAGGTTACCAACCGACTCTGGCTGAAGAGATGGGCGTTCTGCAAGAACGTATCACTTCGACCAAAGAAGGTTCGATCACCTCGATCCAGGCGGTATACGTACCTGCGGACGACTTGACCGACCCGTCGCCAGCGACCACCTTCGCCCACTTGGACGCCACCGTCGTTCTGTCCCGTGACATCGCTTCCCTGGGTATCTACCCGGCGGTAGACCCACTGGACTCGACTTCGCGCCAGCTGGACCCGAACGTAATCGGCCAGGACCACTACGACACCGCTCGCGGCGTTCAGTACGTTCTGCAGCGTTACAAAGAGCTGAAAGACATCATCGCGATCCTGGGTATGGACGAGCTGTCGGAAGCCGACAAACAGTTGGTTAACCGTGCTCGTAAGATCCAGCGCTTCTTGTCGCAGCCGTTCTTCGTGGCTGAAGTCTTCACCGGTGCTTCGGGTAAATACGTTTCCCTGAAAGACACTATTGCTGGCTTCAAAGGCATCCTCAACGGTGACTACGACCACCTGCCAGAACAAGCGTTCTACATGGTTGGCGGCATCGAAGAAGCGATCGAGAAAGCCAAGAAACTGTAA
- the atpG gene encoding F0F1 ATP synthase subunit gamma yields MAGAKEIRSKIASIKSTQKITSAMEKVAVSKMRKAQMRMAASRPYAERIRQVIGHLANANPEYRHPFMIDREVKRAGYVVVSSDRGLCGGLNTNLFKALVKDMAVNRENGVEIDLCVVGSKGAAFFRNFGGNVVAAISHLGEEPSINDLIGSVKVMLDAYLDGRIDRLSVVSNKFINTMTQQPTVEQLIPLVATPDQDLKHHWDYLYEPDAKELLDGLMVRYVESQVYQAVVENNAAEQAARMIAMKNATDNAGDLISDLQLIYNKARQAAITQEISEIVGGAAAV; encoded by the coding sequence ATGGCAGGCGCAAAAGAGATTCGCAGTAAGATTGCGAGCATCAAAAGCACGCAAAAAATTACCAGCGCCATGGAAAAAGTGGCGGTCAGCAAAATGCGCAAGGCACAAATGCGCATGGCTGCTAGCCGTCCTTATGCGGAGCGTATCCGCCAGGTAATTGGGCATCTGGCCAACGCCAACCCGGAATACCGCCACCCGTTCATGATCGACCGCGAAGTAAAGCGTGCCGGTTATGTTGTGGTGAGCAGTGACCGTGGTCTGTGCGGCGGCTTGAACACCAACCTGTTCAAGGCCCTGGTCAAGGACATGGCGGTAAACCGCGAAAACGGCGTCGAGATTGATCTGTGTGTAGTGGGTAGCAAGGGTGCGGCCTTTTTCCGCAACTTCGGCGGTAACGTCGTAGCAGCTATCAGCCACCTGGGTGAAGAGCCGTCGATCAATGATCTGATCGGCAGCGTCAAGGTGATGCTGGATGCCTACCTGGACGGCCGTATTGACCGCCTGTCCGTGGTGTCCAACAAGTTCATCAACACCATGACGCAACAGCCTACCGTGGAGCAGTTGATTCCACTGGTGGCAACCCCGGATCAGGATCTCAAGCACCACTGGGACTATCTCTACGAACCGGACGCCAAAGAGCTGCTTGACGGCTTGATGGTCCGTTACGTCGAGTCGCAGGTCTACCAGGCGGTGGTCGAGAACAACGCGGCTGAACAAGCTGCGCGGATGATCGCGATGAAGAACGCTACCGACAACGCCGGTGATTTGATCAGCGATTTGCAGCTGATCTACAACAAGGCGCGTCAGGCTGCGATCACCCAAGAGATCTCGGAAATCGTCGGCGGCGCTGCCGCGGTTTAA
- the atpA gene encoding F0F1 ATP synthase subunit alpha yields MQQLNPSEISEIIKGRIDKLDVTSQARNEGTVVSVSDGIVRIHGLADVMYGEMIEFPGGVYGMALNLEQDSVGAVVLGAYQSLAEGMSAKCTGRILEVPVGKELLGRVVDALGNPVDGKGPLGNTLTDAVEKVAPGVIWRKSVDQPVQTGYKAVDAMIPVGRGQRELIIGDRQIGKTALAIDAIINQKDSGIFCVYVAIGQKQSTIANVVRKLEENGALANTIIVAASASESPALQFLAPYSGCTMGEFFRDRGEDALIVYDDLSKQAVAYRQISLLLRRPPGREAYPGDVFYLHSRLLERASRVSEEYVEKFTNGAVTGKTGSLTALPIIETQAGDVSAFVPTNVISITDGQIFLESAMFNSGIRPAVNAGVSVSRVGGAAQTKIIKKLSGGIRTALAQYRELAAFAQFASDLDEATRKQLEHGQRVTELMKQKQYAPMSIADMALSLYAAERGFLTDIEIAKIGSFEQALIAFFNRDHADLMAKINVKGDFNDEIDAGMKAGIEKFKATQTW; encoded by the coding sequence ATGCAGCAACTCAATCCTTCCGAAATAAGTGAAATTATCAAGGGCCGCATCGACAAGCTCGATGTGACCTCCCAAGCCCGTAACGAAGGCACTGTCGTCAGCGTATCTGACGGCATCGTGCGGATTCACGGTCTGGCCGACGTCATGTACGGCGAGATGATCGAGTTTCCGGGCGGCGTCTACGGTATGGCCCTCAACCTGGAGCAAGACTCCGTAGGTGCCGTTGTACTGGGCGCTTACCAGTCTCTGGCTGAAGGCATGAGCGCCAAGTGCACCGGCCGCATCCTCGAAGTTCCGGTTGGTAAGGAACTGCTGGGTCGCGTAGTCGACGCACTGGGTAACCCTGTTGACGGCAAAGGTCCACTGGGCAACACCTTGACCGACGCGGTCGAGAAAGTTGCACCGGGCGTGATCTGGCGTAAGTCGGTAGACCAGCCTGTACAGACTGGCTACAAGGCTGTCGATGCCATGATCCCTGTCGGCCGTGGCCAGCGTGAGCTGATCATCGGTGACCGTCAGATCGGTAAAACCGCTCTGGCGATCGACGCGATCATCAACCAGAAAGACAGCGGCATTTTCTGCGTCTACGTAGCCATCGGTCAGAAACAATCGACCATCGCCAACGTGGTTCGCAAGCTGGAAGAAAACGGCGCCCTGGCCAACACGATCATCGTGGCTGCCAGTGCTTCGGAATCTCCTGCGCTGCAATTCCTGGCACCGTACTCCGGTTGCACCATGGGTGAATTCTTCCGCGACCGCGGTGAAGACGCGCTGATCGTTTATGACGATCTGTCCAAGCAAGCAGTGGCTTACCGCCAGATTTCCCTGCTGCTGCGCCGTCCACCAGGCCGTGAAGCTTACCCAGGCGACGTGTTCTATCTCCACTCCCGTCTGCTGGAGCGCGCTTCCCGCGTTTCGGAAGAGTACGTAGAGAAGTTCACCAACGGCGCAGTGACCGGCAAAACCGGTTCCCTGACCGCACTGCCGATCATCGAAACCCAGGCTGGCGACGTTTCCGCGTTCGTTCCGACCAACGTGATTTCCATCACCGACGGTCAGATCTTCCTGGAATCGGCCATGTTCAACTCGGGCATCCGCCCTGCAGTGAACGCCGGTGTTTCGGTATCCCGTGTGGGTGGTGCCGCTCAGACCAAGATCATCAAGAAGCTGTCCGGTGGTATCCGTACCGCTCTGGCTCAGTACCGTGAACTGGCGGCATTCGCCCAGTTCGCTTCTGACCTGGACGAAGCGACCCGTAAGCAACTTGAGCATGGTCAGCGCGTTACCGAGCTGATGAAGCAGAAGCAATACGCACCGATGTCGATCGCTGACATGGCGCTGTCGCTGTATGCCGCTGAGCGTGGGTTCCTGACTGACATTGAAATCGCCAAGATCGGCAGCTTCGAACAAGCGCTGATTGCTTTCTTCAACCGCGATCACGCCGATTTGATGGCCAAGATCAACGTTAAAGGTGACTTCAATGACGAAATCGACGCTGGCATGAAAGCCGGTATCGAGAAGTTCAAGGCCACCCAAACCTGGTAA
- a CDS encoding F0F1 ATP synthase subunit delta gives MAELTTLARPYAKAAFEHAQAHQQLANWSAMLGLAAAVSQDDTMQRVLKAPRLTSAEKAATFIDVCGDKFDAKAQNFINVVAENDRLPLLPEIAALFDLYKAEQEKSVDVEVTSAFALNQEQQDKLAKVLSARLNREVRLQVAEDAALIGGVVIRAGDLVIDGSIRGKIAKLAEALKS, from the coding sequence ATGGCAGAACTGACCACGTTGGCCCGACCTTACGCTAAGGCGGCCTTCGAGCACGCTCAGGCCCACCAGCAACTGGCCAATTGGTCAGCCATGCTCGGCCTGGCTGCAGCGGTGTCACAAGATGACACCATGCAGCGCGTGCTCAAGGCCCCGCGACTGACGAGCGCAGAAAAGGCCGCCACGTTCATTGACGTGTGCGGCGACAAGTTTGATGCCAAGGCACAGAACTTCATCAATGTCGTTGCCGAAAACGACCGTCTCCCGCTTCTGCCGGAGATTGCCGCTCTTTTCGACCTGTACAAGGCCGAACAAGAGAAGTCGGTAGACGTTGAAGTGACCAGTGCTTTTGCATTGAACCAAGAACAGCAAGACAAACTCGCCAAGGTTCTCAGTGCACGACTCAACCGGGAAGTGCGCCTGCAAGTTGCGGAGGACGCTGCCCTGATAGGTGGTGTCGTTATCCGCGCCGGCGACCTGGTTATCGATGGCTCGATTCGCGGCAAAATCGCGAAACTTGCCGAAGCATTGAAATCTTGA